The genomic stretch AGGTGTTCTCACAATGTTGTACTTGATGAGGGTAAATTGATAACTATATTTGTGAATAGCTACTTAATAATGACCCCCCAAAAATTACTTCAAAACTTGAACACTTCAATTCTTCTTTTGACAATGTTTGTTCaggaaaaaatctaaaatgtaACCAAGGTTTGTGCACTATGCTTTAAGTAATGTGGAtttgaataagaaaacaaaaaacaaagaagccaTCCAGATGTTCAATGATGAAGAACTAGTGAAAACAAATATGCccatatggcaacccactccagtgttcttgtctggagaatcccatggatagaggagcctggtgggctacagtccacagggtcacaaagtgtcagacacgactgagcgactacacttacttacttacttatatcTACATACGGATATAGATGTATACACCTATCTGTTCCTCTATCTAGCCCATTCCCTGGAATACTAAACAGCCACGGAAACTAttttagaagaatatttaatgacatgaAAAGAAGTTCAATAATATCTATCTATACatctatatctatttatatcatatatttattgtGAAAAAGCAGATAATGAAACAGTATATATATTACAATTCACATATATATCACATGAAAAATACTGGGCAGGTATAGATGAATGATTCAGGGAGGTATGGGTGATCATTAAGATTGATTACTTGTGACATTAATTTTCTTCTGTTGACTTGTctactttgtgattttttttttcctacaatgaAGCTGGATTATTTTTCTGAGAATGGGGAAAAGAGCAGAAAGTGGGCTCAGGGAAAGGAGGTGATAAACAGTATTTAAATTCAGCAAAACAACCATCAAGTGGGCCAAGACGCAGGCACACGCatgcgcgcgcacgcacacacacacatgtgtgcgggcatgcacacacacacacacacacacacacaccaattacAGTGACCAGGAGACTATGCAGGGGAAATGGGCATACTATTTTTACTAGTTGAGGTGGCTGGCATGAATACAAATTGGTACAATGCTTATGAAACGGCCATTTGGCAACACACAGGAACAGTCTTTAAAATGTCCACATGTGGATCCTGCAAGTCCACAATTAAGAACATCCTGTACGCTAGCAAAGATTTGGCTTGACAAGGAAGAATTCACTCATCAGAGTATACACAGTGCTGGGTTTAAACACAGGGAAAGAACTAGGCACCACCTGAATGTCCAACAATGTGGCAATGATTACAGAAATGTTAGGGTCCATAGATACACTCTGCAGGCACTGAAGATGACCTTTCTCAAGCCTGTTGAATAACACGGAAAGAAGTTCAATGGGTTGACATTTGTTTGGTTTTAGTTTTTGAAAAAGCAGGTTAAGAAACACCACATACATGAACCATTCTATAACACTGTGTTAAAAGGGAAGGCGGGGTGGAGGTGAGGAAGGGTGAGAGAGAAGGAGATAAGAGAGCCTGGAAAACAGCACACCAAAATGGTAAAAGTGGTTGTCTCCGGGTAGTAGGGTCATGGGGAGCAATTACTCTCTTGGTTTTCCCTCATCtgatttccttctccttcctgatGTTTCTACCATGACATTGCATCACCTGTGCAATAAACAAAGAGAGAAAGTGCTTTTTAAACCAAACCACAAGGAGAAGAGGCAGCCTTTAACTATCAAGTGGCACAGATTAGCAAGATTATTCACAACACCCAaggtgggtgtggggggaggggaggggagggaagggggaagtcaagagagacacagagacgGACAAACAGGAAGGCAGAGGTGgagtgaaggaaggaggaaggaaggggtgagAGAGAGACCTGCACTCCCAATACAATACACTGCTGGTGGGTTGGGGAGaatgggatggggggtggggttgtAAACCGGGTGGGAGCCAAGGTTTGGCTCTGCTGGCTGGCTCGCTCCTGGGATGTTTTCATCGCAAGGTGGCCTCCTCATCGGTGTCTTCCTCGAAATCCTTGACGTCAGCACTGGTGGATTGCCTGGCCCAGGCTCCCCTTTCGGCCTCTCGTTCTTTATGCGACTTGAATCTCCCAACGAAAATTTTGCGGTAGTTCAGGAACATGCCATTCATCGCATCTATGGCCCGCTCCGCGGACTCCTGCTTTTGGAAGTGCACGAACCCATAGCCCTTGGGCCCCTTTTCGTCGCAGGCCACTTTGCAGGACAGGATGTTGCCGAACGCCGAGAAGATGTTGTACAGAGCCTTGTTGTCGATGGTCTTGCCCAGGTTCTTGATGAAGACGTTGCCCACTCCGCTCTTGCGGAGCGAGGGGTCCCGCTGGGACCACATGATGCGCACCGGCCTGCCCTTGATGACATCAAAGTTCAGGGTCTCCAAGGCCCGCTTGGCGTCCACCGGTTGCTGGTAGTTGACATACGCATAGCCCAACGAGCGGCGGGTGATCTTGTCCCTGCAAAGCCTTATGGAGAGGATGGGTCCGGCCGGGCTGAACTTCTCATACAGCATTGCCTCTGTCACCTCAGGGTGCAGGTCGCCCACGTACAGCGAGGCCATAGGAAAGTCCGGGTTCCCTTCGGAGCCCCCGCCCGTTTCCGCATCTGCATCCGCGGCTGCAGCGGCCGCCGCCGCTACCGCCGCCTCCACCTCCGCAATGGCATCCGCATCCGACTCCCCCAAAACGGGCGCCGCAGCCTCTGCCGCCGCGGCGGCTTCGGCCTCACTGGCCTCCACCACCGCCACGGCCGCTGCCGCCAGGGCGGCCTCCGCCTCCTCCTCCGCCAGGGCTGCCACCGCCTCCCCCAGGGTGGCCTCCGCCACTGCCTCCTCTACTGAGGCCTCGGCCTCCACCTCTGCTTCCGCCTCCGCCACGGAGGCCTCCGCCACCGCCTCTGCCACGGTCGCCGCCGcagcctccgccgccgccgcagccgccgccgccactGTCGCCGCTGTCGCCACGGTCGCCGGTGCCGCCGGGCCGCTGCCGCGACCTCCCTTCTGGCGATCCTGCGGGGGGGAGTGAGAGGCGGGAGAGGGCTGGAGGGCAGGTGGGCGCGGGCCCCGGGGCCGGGGGCGCGAGCTGGGGCGGAGGACCCCGGGCCAGCCGATCTAGCGAGTCCCAGTCACCTGGGATGGCTAGCGCTGCCAGGAGCGCGCCGGTGCGAGTCACTGCAGCCTGCAGCCCGCAGCCCGCTGATGCCGCCGCCGCTCGGTCGTGGGTTAGCGTGCTGGGCGCCGGCGGGCGGCGTGtggtgtggggcggggggtgttGGCGTCTGTGGTCCGGGCAGCTGGGAAGGCTTCTGTCTCTTTGGTTCCCCCAGTGGCTGCTGTGGGGCTGCGGGGCTGCGGGGCAGCgggcggtgggagggggcgggagcGGGAGGCTTGGTGTTGGCGGGAGGGAGTGTGGGTTCTCAGCCTCTCGATCAACTGGATGTGTATGCAGAGGAAGCCAGGGAAAGGGTTCCATGTGGACCAAGGGACTCTGACATAGATTTATGGAGTTTTTGTTTTATCCTTCTCTCCCCACAGAACATTTAAATGATTAAAGCAAGCACCTTGCAAGAGAAGGTGGGTGGCATTGAGAAAACACTTGCCCGGCCTAAACAAAGCCACGCAAAAATGGTTTTCTCGCGTTTAGGGGTTGGttcttccccacctcaacgcACACACTCTCCCCAACATTACCGCCACCGAGGCAACAACTCCTATTCAGACCTGGAGCTGGGGCTAACGAGACACTCTCCCCCTCCAGCCCTGCAGACTGCTGACCCATTTTTTCAGAGATTCCTCCCCGTTATCCAGCACTTTCCTTCCTCTACAACACTTGcgcagaagaattaaagaacacaAGAACACGTACTCATTTATTCATAATGCCATgccacaaatatttatggagcctAGGGATATACAGGGGTCTGAAGCAAGAGGAAATGGACCGGTTTTGAGATTGACCTTGGCAGCAGACAGTGTGGGCTGGAAACCCTGTCCCTGCTCCAGACTATGGGAGAACTAGGGACCTGGGTGTTCTTCAGCCCCCCAACTCCTCCCAACCACTCAGCCTCAATTCATGAAGCCTGGAAGCAGGGGAGGAATCAAGAGCACTCTGTTCTTAGTGCCATCCTCCATGATGGGTGAGGAAAGTCAAATCAAGAGCCGGGGACAGGACCTGGTCCAGAGCCAGGCATTTGTTTCTTCTTGTCTCTGCCCTCGACTTGATGATATTCCCAATGTGAACCACGAACAGCACATCCatgttcaaaacaaaaacaaaaccagaaatctCTCTAGGATGAGGTGTCTCTTCCCAGTTCACCAGTTAATATTTAGGGAAGCCTTACCCACCACTTGGCACTGGGGGCTTAGAGACAGGCAGTGTGATACTTGAGTAGTGAATGTTGATGTGTTGGAGGTGTGGGCAAGGTGAGGAAAGGTGAGCAGTGTGTATTGGAGCAGAGAGGAAGGCCAAATGCTGAGAGGGTAGGCAAGCAAGCAACCATTAGGGTAGAGTGCAACAGAGGCTAGAGTCCTACTTCTTCCAGAAAGGAGGACCCACCCAATAACCTTTTCTGGTGGGAATCAAGCAATACTGCACAGAAGACTAAACCCCCAAGGTGACCTCTGAAAGATGAGTAGCAGCCCAGCACATTGGGGCAGAATGGAAAGCATTCCATTACCACAGACAGAGGGATTAGTCTGTGTCCGAGGCCCTGTAGCATGCTAGCACATACATAGTCACGTCTCGTCATGCCTAATCATCTTATGTGGACAGAGCTCATGATCTCCAAGAGTATATGGTAGAAGATGGGGTTAGAAGGTGTGGGGGCCCTGAAAAGAAAGCTAAGATGCTTGGACTCTACACCCAAGCTCACAGGGCCCACTCAACACATTCAAGGAGGGACTTGGTATGATCAGATCTTTAATACAAACTAAATATCAACACAGAAAGTAGCTAAGAGTAGATATTTAAAGCTCTCattaaaaggggaaaataaagtGTAACTGAGGTGATGGATGTTTGTTAAAGTtcttgtggtaatcattttagtgatatgtacatgtattaaatcattttgttgtacactttaaacttatatagtgttatatgtcaattatatctcaataaaacttggGGCGAACCCatcaatatatgtataaatgtatgcacagatgaacacacacacagacacagtcaGCACTGAGACAGAGCTGacagaataaaaaaaagacaGTCAGATGTGACCAGTTTCAAGAACAACTCTTCCCTCCGTTCCCCCTTTCCCTCCATAAATAGGAGTTTCACAGTTACCATGAGCCAGGCGTTGAACTGTGGACTTCAGGGTCAAATATAAAAACTGatcaaaccagaaaaaaaaaactgatctaACCATGGAGCCTTTCCTCAGGATGTCTCACTCCACTAAAGCTTGGGCTCCCCATACAAATAAGAGAAATGCTAGCAGAGGGCTATATGTGCTATGTGATTGGACTATAGTGGCCATGGAATTTCATCTGCCCAGCACATATTCTCTCCTCCCCCTCACTCCAGTCCATCCACCTTCCATGGGTATATAAAGCTGTTTTCCGTGGTGGCAGCATTGCCTTGACCTGAACAACCCTGCACCTTCAGAACTGATTGGGTCACCATGGGGTGTGAAGCAGTGAGAACTTTCTCATCGCTGCCTGGAAAGCATCCCAAGAAGACTGAGAAGCAGACATACAAACATGTGCCTTGCCAGCATGCAAAGTCAAGCCCTGTACCCCTAACAGGGCTAGTGCCAGCCAAGGACAGGGACATAGACTTAGGAAGAGCCTGCTGTGCAGCTGGTGCCTTGACCAAGGTGGCCACTGTCACCACTCTTAGGAGCCACCTCCTGAGAATCTTAGGTTGCTTATAGGCAGGAGGCAGATGAGCTGTGCCTCACCATTCCAGGTGGCCGCCAAGAGGGACCCAAGGAGGCAGAGGCCAAGGAGGAAGCCATGATTGCTGGTGGGTAGGGGGTCAGGGGATGGCAAGAAGAATTACTCAGCCCATTGTTTGGAGGCAGAAGGGACAAGAGGGACCAATTCAAGGACCAGAACTCAACAAGTTCTCTTTCTCTGGCTTTGACTTCCAGCCCACAGGGCCAACAGAAATTGGTGAAACAGTAGGAGAAAGAGGTGAAGTAAAGTCATGCTTGGTCAGTGAATCCACAAACTTGTCAGAAGACAATTCCTAGGCCCTTGACATGCCAGCAACAGTAGCAGGGCTACTCCAGTGACAAGGAGAGCAGCTGGGGAATACTCTCCAAGTCCTTTCCCACAGAGGCTTCtgtgacgtccccttctcctcttttcagTTCCTGGCCACATCTGCAATCAAAAGTGTTCTGACTACTGGCTGCTGTAACTGAGGCAAAAGTGAAGGGCCCTGTGGAGTGtcaggagagggaggcagaggaccCTTCAGTAAGTATTTATGGAGGGCTACCCTGTACCAGCCATTCTTCTAGACAGAGAGCCCCTGCATCCAAGGAACTTATTTCCTAGTGGGGAATATAAAcatggaagaaaatataaatgcacTTAAAGGTTGCTACAAATGCCCtcagggaaataaatgaaatgatttgGTACATATCACCTAGAACCCAAGAGAAGTGGCAGAGGTCAGGGATGGCCTTTCTGAGGACAATGATATGTGGTCAGTTCTGCTGGGAAACAGGGGGAAAGCCTGCCCAGCAGGGAGAACTGCAATTCCTCTGGCCTTGTAGCAGAAAAGAGGGGCACTGGAGGGGCAGAAAGGatgccagtgtggctggagcccaGTGAGAGAGGGGATGGAGGGAACAAAGGACAGTGCAGCGGTGGGAAGGAGCCATGATGGAGTTTCATTCTCACTCAAAGAGCTCTGGGGAGCCAGAGAGAGAACTGAATCAAGGGAGTGCCATGATCTAATTATATTCAGTAATTTCTCTCTGACTGCTCTCTGTGGAAAATACCATAAGTAGGCAGGGCACAAAGcaaagcagggagaccagtttGAATCCTCTTGCAGGAGCTCACTTGGGAGATGGCAGTGGCTTGGCCCAGAAAGGCTGCATGAATTTAAAGAATAGTGCATGGGTTCTCATGATATTTTGGAAAGAGAACAAACATCACTTGCTGGTGTATTGAAGGCAGTTGGTGAACAAACTCAAGACATGAACGTTTACTATGAGAGTATTTTCTTGCAAGTCTTGGTAAAGAAGGTGTTATATGTAGTTGCGGAGAGTACAGGCAGTGGATGTGATAGgtttggagaaggaagaaagacaaTTGGGCATATGTGTCAAGAGTTCCTATTTGCATTTGTTAAGTGTCTGAGGTTCGGAGAAGTCCACTCTCCATGTAGGCTGCAAGAGCAGAATTATCAAGACAACAGGACACAGGTAGTATTTAAAGCCACAAGACTGGGAAGAATCACCTCAAGAGGGTACTGTTAGGAGAGGAATGTGCACAACTATTCCCTGAGACACGCCAACATGTGGAAGTTGGGTTGAGGATGACAAGCCAGCAGAATAGACTGAGAAGGACTGGACAGTAATTGGGCCGGCCCTAAACCTGACTTCTCTCCAAGGTCGTGCATGGTCCAGCCTTGATGGCCTCAGTCAGGTCCTGCTTTCAGTGTTCCAGGCTGTACATGCATGGGAGTTGGTTTAAAGCGGGACAACAAGAACTTTGGGTGCTAGGGTTTAGACTTCTCTTCCTGTTCACTGCAAGATGGGGCAAACTAGGATACAGAGTAAGCACTCATCAATTGGGGAATGATTGAAAACATTGTGGTATAGCCATTCTATGGATTCTTATGCAATCATTAACAAGCACGAGTCATGTCTATAGGATCTGACTTAGGAGCACCTTCAAAATATGTAGGAAATCAAACTGCAGAGAGGGGACAGTATATGGTCTCATTtgtgtgttgggggttggggcATGGGAGGGAAGATAAGAGGCTGTGATCTCACACTTCTTTGTATGCTCATTTGACATCTCCACCTGGATGTTTCATAGACATTTCATCCTTAAATGGCAAAAAAAGAACTCCTGAGTTTCTTTTTATCTCCTGACCCAACTCTCCCTAACTTGGCTTCTCCCAaagtagccttccccttctcgaTGAATAACACCACCATCCACTCAGATATTCAAGTGAAATAAAAGTGGAGAGCACcctgatttcttttctctcccacACCCACATCTTCCTCTGGTCGTTATCTCATCCTTCAGCTATTCTTATCACCTCTACCACCCAAACACCACTTGAACCTCTCCAACTTCGCTGGAATCAACCATTGTGCCTCTCGTGGCGTCCTGCCAAGCCTCCTAACTGGTCCCCCACTTGCACCAAACTTCCTTCTCCATCCAGTAGCCAGACTgaactttctgaaaaataaatggtgCTTTTTGCCTCCCCCACTCAAAACTCCAGGGCTGCGTGGCGCTGGAGCAGCGAGGAGATACTCCATGTCCCAGGTCAGTGGTggtggccgtgaggagataccccatgtccaaggtaaggagcagcggctgcactttgctggagcagccatgaagagatactccatgtccaaggtaagaaaaACCCCAATAAGACAGTAAGCACgaagagagggcatcagaaggcagacagactgaaaccacaatcacagaaaattaaccaacctaatcacatgggccacagccttgtctactCAATGAAAtcaagccatgccatgtagggccacccaagaaggacgggtcat from Cervus elaphus chromosome X, mCerEla1.1, whole genome shotgun sequence encodes the following:
- the LOC122690732 gene encoding polyadenylate-binding protein 1-like 2: MASLYVGDLHPEVTEAMLYEKFSPAGPILSIRLCRDKITRRSLGYAYVNYQQPVDAKRALETLNFDVIKGRPVRIMWSQRDPSLRKSGVGNVFIKNLGKTIDNKALYNIFSAFGNILSCKVACDEKGPKGYGFVHFQKQESAERAIDAMNGMFLNYRKIFVGRFKSHKEREAERGAWARQSTSADVKDFEEDTDEEATLR